The following coding sequences are from one bacterium SCSIO 12741 window:
- a CDS encoding SRPBCC domain-containing protein codes for MTKEKIELEYDIRSAPGILYNRLVTPGGLAEWFADNVKINDHIYTFVWEGSEEEAEMLQSIEGESVRFKWVDDDEEESYFEFKIKIDSLTGDIALIVTDFAEPDEVNETTNLWDKQIGKLKLILGS; via the coding sequence ATGACTAAGGAAAAAATCGAACTGGAATACGATATCCGTTCAGCCCCCGGCATTTTGTACAATCGCCTGGTGACTCCAGGTGGACTGGCAGAATGGTTTGCTGACAATGTGAAGATTAACGACCACATCTACACCTTTGTGTGGGAAGGAAGTGAGGAAGAGGCAGAAATGCTTCAATCCATCGAAGGAGAGTCAGTTCGCTTCAAGTGGGTGGATGACGACGAGGAGGAATCCTACTTTGAGTTTAAAATCAAGATTGACAGCCTTACCGGAGACATTGCACTGATTGTCACTGATTTTGCTGAACCCGACGAGGTGAATGAAACCACCAATCTATGGGACAAACAAATCGGAAAATTAAAGTTGATTCTCGGATCCTGA
- a CDS encoding LptF/LptG family permease, producing the protein MKKIYSLIFKTFFGPFVITFFVSLFILVMQFLWVYIDDMVGKGLEMTVILELLFFASANLVPMALPLAVLLSSIMTFGNLGEHYELVALKSSGLSLQRIMSPLIVFMVMLCIGAFVFSNNVWPVANLKFASLLYDIRSKKPALDIKDKAYYKDIDGFVIRVKNRDEQTDMLHDVLIYDHTDNRGNNRVIRAKKGKMSMSEDQMTLTFVLEQGNLYDELEGDKFPLYRSSFEKKTIRFDLSDFKMAHTDEDLFKNNYKMMTIDQLSRKIDTLKMKMDVRTKDFHKGLMESLLIVSDSLKLDKPLAAETPNLNHWFDSLPKHKKIQYINWALNSVRSTNTYAGVYEAEHKSRLKTIRRHEIEWHRKFTLSFACLILFFIGAPLGAIIRKGGLGMPTVISVLLFIAFHIASISGEKMVKQGQMTPWIGMWMASLALTPVGIFLTYKATTDSVILDSEFYRKLVGKLIRFRWISNWVNRGKKES; encoded by the coding sequence TTGAAAAAAATCTATTCACTCATATTCAAGACCTTCTTCGGGCCCTTTGTGATAACCTTTTTCGTGTCCCTATTCATATTGGTCATGCAATTCCTTTGGGTATACATTGACGATATGGTGGGTAAAGGGCTGGAGATGACCGTCATTCTGGAACTTCTGTTTTTTGCTTCGGCCAACCTGGTGCCTATGGCCCTGCCTCTGGCGGTACTGCTGTCTTCGATTATGACATTCGGAAACTTGGGTGAACACTACGAGTTGGTGGCCCTCAAATCATCGGGACTATCGCTTCAGCGTATTATGTCTCCGCTGATTGTGTTTATGGTAATGCTCTGCATTGGTGCCTTTGTTTTCTCCAATAACGTTTGGCCCGTCGCTAACCTCAAGTTTGCCTCCCTTCTCTACGACATCCGCTCCAAAAAACCGGCTCTGGATATTAAAGACAAGGCCTACTACAAAGACATTGACGGATTTGTTATCCGGGTAAAAAACCGGGACGAACAAACCGATATGCTCCACGATGTGTTGATCTATGATCATACGGACAACCGTGGAAATAACCGGGTGATTCGCGCCAAAAAAGGAAAGATGAGCATGTCTGAGGATCAGATGACGCTCACCTTTGTGCTGGAGCAAGGAAACCTATATGATGAATTAGAGGGAGATAAGTTCCCGCTCTACCGATCGTCGTTTGAAAAGAAAACCATTCGATTTGACCTCTCCGACTTTAAGATGGCACACACGGATGAGGACTTATTTAAGAACAACTACAAGATGATGACCATCGACCAGCTATCGCGCAAAATTGATACGCTGAAAATGAAGATGGACGTCAGAACCAAAGACTTCCACAAAGGATTGATGGAAAGCTTGCTCATTGTTTCCGACTCTCTCAAGTTGGACAAGCCTTTGGCCGCAGAAACCCCAAATCTGAACCATTGGTTTGATTCCTTACCCAAGCACAAAAAGATTCAATACATCAATTGGGCGCTCAACTCCGTTCGGTCTACGAATACCTATGCCGGAGTTTATGAAGCGGAGCACAAATCGCGGCTAAAAACCATTCGGAGGCATGAGATTGAATGGCACCGCAAGTTCACCTTATCCTTTGCCTGTTTGATTCTCTTCTTTATCGGAGCACCGCTTGGAGCGATTATTCGTAAAGGAGGATTGGGTATGCCTACGGTGATCTCCGTACTGCTGTTTATAGCCTTCCACATCGCCTCTATTTCAGGTGAGAAAATGGTGAAGCAAGGGCAGATGACTCCTTGGATCGGAATGTGGATGGCGTCACTGGCACTTACACCTGTCGGTATATTCTTAACGTATAAAGCCACAACCGACTCCGTCATCCTGGACTCTGAATTCTACCGGAAACTGGTGGGAAAACTGATCCGCTTCCGTTGGATATCAAACTGGGTAAACCGTGGAAAAAAAGAGTCCTAA
- a CDS encoding glycosyltransferase, whose amino-acid sequence MEKKSPKPKLLVLLSRVPYPLDKGDKLRAYHQLKGLHERFEIILCCLYVGNIPNEAREKLEPLSDHLYFIPLSKAGIAWRVATNWWHKRPFQVAFFHSPKAQQELDKIIEKHLPHRFYCQLIRVTEYARKYTIFGKTLDYMDALSIGMQRRYEQSSFLLRPLIREEAKRLATYENQVFQDFEKKVIISEQDRDHIAHHNTDEIDVIPNGIPVDYFEPRKEKQDVELLFTGNMAYPPNIEGAQYIVKKIMPLVWEKYPDTKVLISGKSPTMKVKMLAGKNVLVSGWVEDMRDSYARAKIFVAPMVLGSGLQNKLLEAMAMELPCITSPIANRALGAKENEEILIGTEPEEYAQHIIDLIEQPEKQQKLAESGRKYVSQSFDWNHWNQRLANIIQK is encoded by the coding sequence GTGGAAAAAAAGAGTCCTAAACCCAAGCTATTGGTTTTACTGTCCCGGGTGCCTTATCCCCTGGACAAAGGAGATAAGCTTCGAGCCTATCACCAGTTAAAAGGACTGCACGAGCGTTTCGAAATTATTCTCTGTTGCCTCTACGTAGGAAACATTCCCAATGAGGCTCGGGAAAAGTTAGAACCACTGAGCGACCACCTGTACTTCATTCCCCTAAGCAAAGCGGGAATTGCCTGGCGAGTAGCTACCAATTGGTGGCACAAACGACCTTTTCAAGTAGCTTTCTTTCATAGCCCCAAGGCACAGCAGGAATTGGATAAAATCATCGAAAAGCACTTGCCACACCGGTTTTATTGCCAGCTTATTCGAGTGACGGAATATGCCCGTAAATACACCATTTTCGGCAAAACACTGGATTACATGGACGCCTTATCCATTGGTATGCAGCGGCGCTATGAGCAGAGCTCATTTTTGCTTCGACCACTCATTCGAGAGGAGGCAAAGAGATTGGCGACTTACGAAAATCAAGTATTTCAGGATTTTGAGAAGAAGGTGATTATTTCGGAACAAGATCGCGATCATATTGCCCACCACAATACGGATGAAATTGACGTCATTCCTAATGGCATTCCCGTAGATTACTTCGAACCCCGAAAAGAAAAGCAGGATGTGGAGCTGTTGTTTACCGGAAACATGGCCTACCCACCTAACATTGAGGGAGCACAATACATCGTGAAAAAAATCATGCCCCTGGTTTGGGAAAAATACCCAGACACCAAGGTTTTAATCAGCGGTAAATCTCCTACGATGAAGGTGAAAATGCTCGCTGGAAAAAATGTGTTGGTCAGTGGCTGGGTAGAAGACATGCGTGACTCCTACGCCCGTGCCAAAATCTTTGTGGCTCCGATGGTTTTAGGATCCGGCCTGCAAAATAAACTGCTTGAAGCGATGGCCATGGAATTGCCTTGTATCACCTCGCCTATTGCCAACCGTGCGCTGGGAGCCAAGGAAAATGAAGAAATTCTAATTGGAACCGAACCAGAAGAATATGCCCAACACATTATCGATCTAATCGAGCAACCGGAAAAGCAACAAAAACTGGCTGAATCAGGAAGGAAGTACGTATCACAATCCTTCGACTGGAATCACTGGAATCAAAGGTTAGCCAACATTATTCAGAAGTAA